In Ciona intestinalis unplaced genomic scaffold, KH HT000262.1, whole genome shotgun sequence, a single genomic region encodes these proteins:
- the LOC100175719 gene encoding protein FAM221A-like translates to MDNRVHLKLDRNAASSVDAYFEYRSIVGDDDHGRLFSPQEYEAYKKKVLPMRMKNRLYVSWSNPEGMDCKLVGPETLCFCQHRYKQHVTDFKEKVKDSKELKCKIVGCGCSGYNYVPRNGTQPLRCHCKHQATEHSEKSPFLCKNHKCGCSGFRSSYRCGCGSLLEDHVTRVETRDERIKRGHPVANYEPPYAAMGGLTGLSSLIDGYMRLDDSGIGAPSKEFLEQPSTSGNSLQLVGKSGPPMKSGAVKRKVAKRPEWVD, encoded by the coding sequence atggaTAACAGAGTTCATTTAAAGTTAGATAGAAATGCAGCATCAAGTGTGGATGCTTATTTTGAATACAGAAGCATTGTTGGAGATGATGATCACGGAAGACTCTTTTCTCCTCAAGAATATGAGGCCTACAAGAAAAAAGTTCTTCCCATGAGAATGAAAAACAGACTGTACGTTAGTTGGAGCAACCCAGAAGGTATGGACTGCAAACTGGTGGGTCCAGAGACATTATGCTTTTGCCAGCATCGGTACAAGCAACATGTGACAGATTTTAAGGAGAAAGTGAAAGATTCCAAAGAGCTGAAATGCAAGATTGTTGGCTGTGGGTGTTCTGGGTATAATTATGTCCCAAGAAATGGAACTCAGCCTTTAAGATGTCACTGTAAACACCAAGCAACAGAGCACAGCGAAAAATCTCCATTTTTGTGCAAGAATCACAAATGTGGATGCTCTGGCTTCCGGTCTTCATACCGCTGTGGTTGTGGATCGTTATTAGAAGATCATGTAACCAGAGTTGAAACAAGGGATGAAAGAATTAAGCGAGGGCACCCAGTGGCTAATTATGAGCCCCCATACGCAGCAATGGGAGGACTTACTGGTCTTAGTTCTTTAATTGATGGTTATATGAGATTGGATGATAGCGGCATTGGAGCACCTTCTAAAGAATTTTTGGAGCAACCGAGCACATCTGGAAATTCTTTGCAATTAGTGGGTAAAAGTGGACCACCCATGAAAAGTGGTGCTGTTAAACGAAAAGTAGCAAAACGGCCAGAATGGGTCGATTAA
- the LOC100185917 gene encoding uncharacterized protein LOC100185917 has protein sequence MILRVILLFSVYSLVQGSDTWFNSNSWSCSQTTGLCSGSRSRLCGNAVCTSGIVTEVLTNCPRSNICSGANLVLQVEEACLQSSNDCNAPAIDTVRYTCPQSPGCRVTHRRYCVPTTCIRGTWTPWSDTSSCNATCSGFKTRQRECRDTSTNQLSKLCQGSARETTQTDTASCTPPCPPGTDGRSGGSGCQATCSANPTEMTSSILFEKCTAREECPPPHEYITSCAGYVSDRTCTLGGDYSYCSGTYLPWQEWESWTDLPNNRERRRHLKWCDTPVAVNSSPGQPCWRTVWIETECRDKVQATPESRIVPGPGPEVTTDATDVTTNGAVPGPPPPKPQSGGLPVWVIILIILLIILAVVIIICCCRRRKRRKKVKKMDPAALPPPPTPIEMEEIQSFQGPKEDSVFVATTEKPAASPNRLNVMQRFAKASEHVYERIAAKRERIFSRNSFPDSAPPSAANSTHGTPYLTPRGTDKKSNEYVLTELEKKKQKSPKGILRPGVNGNQPLRISVTVTNPEGQQVENSAYKSQLSVEDNMSDIDRKQRWSRVPTPRVSSPGNRFFSNTNQGTDKVQSVKYGTPSDEPVTLLRPTPDKKEKTGFKKMLLKLKTSPKDKSLHSYDSVPHEPRVASSKPRVYIPSATASIEGMEDDDVSMWSDSTFDDLDSDDFASPTCEESLTARKTARRTRNRQKYKSRSMATLNTDVNDQIPRQPHSATPVIMHPNSDVRSARSDTSVAEEKFSFPDNSNCLAVKPQGHQEGYLDMSIHANGNVDPLNRKDVKSWVNLGAPPLPQKPKSPYQKVIKKKNSPGLEPQSSKSPQRELDLDEKYVTSISIDVPSVRHYMGDGLETDKHGYLHLGFPEHNA, from the exons atgatTTTACGAGTTATTTTGCTGTTCTCTGTTTATTCATTGGTGCAAGGCAGTGACACTTGGTTTAATTCTAACAGCTGGTCATGTAGCCAGACTACAGGGTTGTGTTCAGGTTCAAGATCAAG ACTATGTGGGAACGCAGTCTGCACAAGCGGGATAGTCACGGAAGTTCTAACAAACTGCCCAAGGTCAAACATTTGCAGTGGGGCGAATTTGGTTCTACAAGTCGAAGAGGCTTGCTTACAATCAAGCAATGATTGCAATGCACCCGCAATAGACACG GTTCGTTACACCTGTCCCCAAAGCCCTGGATGCCGCGTAACGCACCGACGTTACTGCGTGCCAACGACATGCATCCGGGGTACGTGGACGCCTTGGAGTGACACAAGCAGCTGTAATGCAACGTGTAGTGGATTCAAAACAAGACAACGAGA ATGTAGAGACACTTCTACCAACCAACTATCGAAGCTATGCCAGGGTAGTGCACGGGAAACCACCCAGACTGATACTGCTTCATGTACTCCACCCTGTCCCCCCGGAACTGA TGGTCGATCGGGTGGGAGTGGTTGCCAAGCAACGTGTTCTGCAAATCCGACGGAAATGACGTCAAGCATATTGTTCGAGAAGTGTACAGCAAGGGAGGAATGTCCACC TCCGCATGAGTACATCACATCATGCGCGGGATATGTGAGTGACAGAACTTGTACGTTGGGCGGAGATTACTCTTACTGCTCAGGGACGTATTTACCTTGGCAAGAGTGGGAGAGTTGGACTGACTTACCCAACAACAGGGAG CGGCGACGACATTTGAAATGGTGCGATACGCCTGTAGCAGTAAACTCATCGCCAGGACAACCGTGTTGGAGGACTGTATGGATTGAAACAGAATGCAGAGATAAAGTACAAGCTACCCCAGAAAGTCGAATTGTGCCGGGACCTGGACCAGAAGTAACAACAGACGCTACAGATGTGACAACCAATGGTGCAGTACCTGGGCCCCCTCCTCCCAAACCGCAATCTGGTGGCCTGCCAGTGTGGGTGATAATCTTAATTATTCTGCTGATTATACTAGCGGTAGTTATCATCATTTGCTGCTGccgaagaagaaaaagaaggaAGAAAGTAAAGAAAATGGATCCTGCAGCGCTCCCTCCCCCACCCACACCTATTGAAATGGAGGAAATTCAATCATTTCAAGGCCCAAAAGAAGACTCTGTTTTTGTAGCTACAACTGAAAAGCCAGCAGCCAGTCCAAACCGGCTAAACGTGATGCAACGTTTCGCAAAAGCATCAGAGCATGTCTACGAGAGGATAGCTGCAAAGAGGGAAAGAATATTTTCCAGAAATTCTTTCCCGGATTCTGCACCTCCATCTGCAGCAAATTCAACCCATGGGACTCCTTACCTTACACCACGGGGGACAGATAAAAAATCAAACGAATACGTTTTAACCGaacttgaaaaaaagaaacag AAGTCTCCCAAAGGAATACTTAGACCCGGGGTCAATGGAAATCAACCTTTACGAATCTCTGTAACGGTTACAAATCCAGAAGGTCAACAAGTTGAAAACAGCGCATACAAGTCACAACTAAGTGTGGAG gATAATATGAGCGACATTGATCGGAAACAGAGGTGGAGCAGAGTTCCTACACCCCGTGTCTCGTCGCCTGGTAACCGATTCTTCTCAAATACAAACCAAGGAACAGATAAAG tgcaATCTGTGAAATACGGGACCCCATCTGACGAGCCTGTTACTCTACTTCGCCCTACGCCagacaaaaaagaaaagacTGGTTTCAAGAAGATGCTACTGAAGCTGAAAACTTCACCTAAAGATAAATCATTACACAGTTACGATTCTGTGCCTCATGAACCAAGGGTTGCGAGTTCGAAACCTAGGGTCTACATTCCATCCGCTACTGCCTCGATTGAAGGCATGGAAGACGATGACGTATCGATGTGGTCTGACAGCACATTTGATGACCTTGACTCAG ACGACTTCGCATCGCCCACCTGCGAGGAAAGTTTGACAGCGAGAAAAACGGCCCGACGAACCAGAAACCGACAGAAATACAAATCACGAAGCATGGCTACACTTAACACTGACGTTAACGACCAGATACCACGTCAACCGCATTCAGCAACCCCGGTTATTATGCATCCTAACAGTGATGTTAGAAGTGCAAGGTCGGATACATCTGTGGCAGAGGAGAAGTTCTCGTTTCCTGACAACTCCAACTGCCTTGCCGTGAAGCCACAGGGACATCAagaaggatatttggatatgtcAATACATGCGAATGGCAATGTTGATCCTCTGAATCGCAAGGACGTAAAAAGTTGGGTCAACTTAGGCGCGCCCCCTCTTCCACAAAAGCCGAAGAGTCCATACCAGAAGGTTATTAAGAAGAAGAACTCTCCCGGGCTCGAACCCCAGTCGAGTAAGTCGCCACAGCGAGAGCTGGATCTTGACGAGAAATACGTGACTTCTATATCAATTGACGTCCCTTCTGTACGTCACTATATGGGTGATGGATTGGAGACAGACAAACATGGTTACCTTCATCTCGGCTTTCCCGAACACAACGCGTAA